In one Buteo buteo chromosome 10, bButBut1.hap1.1, whole genome shotgun sequence genomic region, the following are encoded:
- the SHCBP1L gene encoding LOW QUALITY PROTEIN: testicular spindle-associated protein SHCBP1L (The sequence of the model RefSeq protein was modified relative to this genomic sequence to represent the inferred CDS: inserted 2 bases in 2 codons) has protein sequence LKLYFFFSLCKCRKRCPLSPVRVKDFSVDTPFQQHDNLNTALGSWYSRDHAVIFPGEYEAVNLSLLTRDIIIRGTGKPEEPMIVSEPPHESPTVSKAQDTKLTHLRSVQQRTSSXIVSRLLHLASVLTRASLTVTDHEITGAQGSAVELYTRSTAILETYKIHHCTSTRTSETSHHSQGGINVKVVPEPKLEKKNNCIFSNGGXRVTILQSTEKSTVAERVVESTAPDDAEEDTNSKLIPDLSLEMNTDALDDIKDSCVIHSWISKLHIVFGF, from the exons TTgaaactttacttttttttcagtttgtgtaaATGCAGGAAGCGGTGCCCACTCTCTCCTGTCCGGGTGAAAGATTTTTCAGTGGACACTCCATTCCAGCAACATGATAATTTGAACACGGCTTTAGGAAGTTGGTACAGTAGAGACCATGCAGTCATTTTCCCAGGAGAATATGAGGCTGTAAACTTATCTCTGTTAACTAGAGACATTATTATCAGA gGAACTGGAAAACCAGAAGAACCCATGATTGTTTCTGAACCCCCTCATGAGAGCCCTACGGTATCAAAAGCCCAAGATACAAAACTGACGCACCTTAGGTCGGTACAGCAGAGAACGAGCA CAATAGTGTCGCGGCTGCTGCATCTGGCATCCGTGCTCACTAGGGCTTCCCTGACCGTCACAGATCATGAAATTACTGGAGCTCAG GGCTCTGCTGTTGAGCTGTACACAAGAAGCACAGCCATCTTAGAGACTTATAAAATTCATCACTGTACTAGTACCAGAACCAGTGAGACCTCACATCACAGCCAGGGGGGCATTAATGTTAAG GTTGTTCCTGAAcccaaactggaaaagaaaaataattgcattttcagcAATGGTG ACAGAGTGACCATTCTTCAATCTACAGAAAAGTCTACAGTAGCAGAAAGGGTTGTGGAGTCTACTGCACCAGATGATGCAGAAGAAGATACAAACTCCAAATTAATTCCAGATTTAAGTTTGGAGATGAATACTGATGCACTTGATGATATCAAAGATAGCTGTGTAATTCACAGCTGGATATCTAAGCTTCATATTGTATTCGGCTTTTAG